In Sphingomonas sp. Leaf357, a single genomic region encodes these proteins:
- a CDS encoding PepSY-associated TM helix domain-containing protein — protein sequence MTTKSRPLATLVQRALGGHAAIGLLASALLYIIALTGTLIVIHDRWQRWEQPAIAETETLSPEGAQAAMGTVLASERGKTRTTHLYIRMPTGDLPRAVVTTDHGGQYVDGAGRIVGREAHAWTEFVIGLHEYLHLPSTLGLIVVGALGVALSALVVTGVLAHPRILRDAFRLRTRHDAQIARADWHNRLGVWTLPFVLAVALTGAFIGLGSVGFSVLAKAYTGGDAAKIYAPIFGHEPKPDPSGAPSPDIAAALRTLATRVPYAVPTYVIVHDPGTRGQHVQIIAEHPRRLIYGETYAFDARGQWRGATGLSDGALGQQAAASAYNLHFGNYGGLAIELAYMLLGLGLCVVTATGTTLWLQKRRRRGLGGDRLAACWEVVIWGTPLLLVASIWLRAIVGPDAPLVWSFWGLLVAGLAIAAVHPSWPARHRLQQAALLSVLATAVLHLAIFWLPAWPIVAIDLCALALASAGLVIRGRAAPVSDARVRRSPPPGGGSHPLAGPRT from the coding sequence ATGACCACGAAGTCTCGCCCGCTCGCCACTTTGGTGCAGCGCGCGCTCGGCGGGCATGCCGCGATCGGCCTGCTCGCCAGCGCCCTGCTGTACATCATCGCCCTGACCGGCACGCTGATCGTGATCCACGATCGCTGGCAACGCTGGGAGCAGCCGGCCATCGCCGAGACCGAGACCTTGTCGCCTGAAGGGGCGCAGGCGGCGATGGGTACCGTCCTAGCGTCGGAGCGAGGCAAGACCAGAACCACGCACCTCTACATCCGCATGCCGACCGGCGACCTGCCCCGTGCGGTCGTGACGACCGATCATGGCGGCCAATATGTCGATGGGGCGGGGCGCATCGTCGGGCGCGAGGCACACGCCTGGACCGAATTCGTCATCGGCCTGCACGAATATCTGCATTTGCCCAGCACGCTGGGGCTGATCGTCGTGGGCGCGTTGGGCGTCGCGTTGAGCGCACTGGTGGTCACCGGCGTCCTGGCGCATCCCCGTATCCTGCGCGACGCCTTCCGGTTGCGCACCCGCCACGATGCGCAGATCGCCCGTGCCGATTGGCACAACCGGCTCGGCGTGTGGACCCTGCCGTTCGTATTGGCCGTCGCCTTGACCGGGGCGTTCATCGGGCTGGGCAGCGTCGGATTCAGCGTACTGGCCAAGGCCTATACCGGCGGCGACGCGGCGAAGATCTACGCCCCGATCTTCGGGCACGAACCCAAGCCGGATCCGTCTGGCGCGCCGTCGCCGGACATTGCGGCGGCGTTGCGCACGCTGGCGACGCGCGTACCCTATGCCGTGCCCACCTACGTGATCGTCCACGATCCCGGCACGCGTGGCCAGCACGTGCAGATCATCGCCGAACATCCCCGCCGCCTGATCTATGGCGAGACCTATGCGTTCGACGCACGCGGGCAGTGGCGCGGTGCGACCGGCCTGTCCGACGGTGCGCTGGGGCAGCAGGCCGCCGCCTCCGCCTACAACCTCCACTTCGGCAATTATGGCGGGCTCGCGATCGAGCTGGCCTATATGCTGCTCGGGCTCGGCTTGTGCGTCGTCACCGCGACGGGCACCACCTTATGGCTACAGAAGCGCCGTCGTCGCGGTCTGGGCGGCGATCGCCTCGCCGCGTGCTGGGAAGTGGTGATCTGGGGCACGCCGCTGCTGTTGGTCGCCTCGATCTGGCTGCGGGCCATCGTCGGGCCGGACGCTCCGCTGGTCTGGAGTTTCTGGGGCCTGCTCGTTGCCGGGCTGGCGATTGCCGCCGTGCATCCGTCCTGGCCCGCACGCCATCGACTCCAGCAGGCCGCCTTGCTGTCGGTCTTGGCGACGGCGGTGCTGCACTTGGCGATCTTCTGGCTGCCGGCCTGGCCGATCGTCGCGATCGATCTCTGTGCGCTGGCGCTTGCTTCGGCCGGACTTGTCATCCGGGGACGGGCCGCGCCGGTGTCCGATGCTAGAGTGCGGCGATCGCCTCCGCCAGGGGGCGGATCGCATCCGCTTGCTGGTCCCAGGACGTGA
- a CDS encoding threonine aldolase family protein, translated as MRFFSDNAAPVHPAVLDALSSANTLDTAYDGDGWSKQLDGRFSDLFETEVRALWVPSGTAANCLALAALCPPYGGVVCHRDAHIQNDECGAPEFYTHGAKLMLGEGDGAKLTPDSIRKVIDAIANDVHRVQPHAISITNATEYGCVYAPAEVAAIGALAKDRSLGLHMDGARFANAVAYLGCSPADITWRAGVDVLSFGFVKNGGMSAEALIFFKRDLADATPMRRKRAGLLLSKGRYLAAQLLAMLDGDLWLDTARAANAGAALLAEAAGDRLLHPVQANEVFLRVTAAEAAALRARGFDFYDWADGEARLVTSWDQQADAIRPLAEAIAAL; from the coding sequence ATGCGCTTCTTCTCAGACAATGCCGCCCCCGTGCATCCCGCCGTGCTGGACGCCCTTTCCTCCGCCAACACGCTCGACACCGCTTATGATGGCGACGGGTGGAGCAAGCAGCTCGACGGCCGCTTCTCGGACCTGTTCGAAACCGAGGTCCGCGCGCTGTGGGTGCCATCGGGCACCGCGGCCAATTGCCTCGCGCTCGCCGCGCTCTGCCCGCCTTATGGCGGCGTGGTCTGCCACCGCGACGCGCATATCCAGAACGACGAATGCGGCGCGCCGGAATTCTACACCCATGGCGCCAAGCTGATGCTCGGCGAGGGCGACGGTGCGAAGCTGACGCCGGACAGCATCCGCAAGGTGATCGACGCCATCGCCAACGACGTGCACCGCGTCCAGCCGCATGCCATCTCGATCACCAACGCGACCGAATATGGCTGCGTCTACGCCCCCGCCGAGGTCGCCGCGATCGGCGCATTGGCGAAGGACCGCAGCCTGGGGCTACACATGGACGGTGCGCGGTTCGCCAATGCGGTCGCGTATCTGGGCTGCTCGCCCGCCGACATTACTTGGCGCGCGGGCGTGGACGTGCTGAGCTTCGGCTTCGTCAAGAATGGCGGGATGAGCGCGGAGGCCTTGATCTTCTTCAAGCGCGATCTGGCCGACGCCACGCCGATGCGCCGCAAGCGCGCCGGCCTGCTGCTGTCCAAGGGCCGCTATCTCGCGGCGCAGTTGCTCGCGATGCTGGACGGCGATCTGTGGCTCGACACCGCCCGCGCCGCCAATGCCGGCGCGGCGTTGCTCGCCGAGGCCGCCGGCGACCGCCTGCTCCACCCGGTCCAGGCCAACGAGGTGTTCCTGCGCGTCACCGCCGCCGAAGCCGCCGCGCTGCGCGCCAGGGGGTTCGATTTCTACGACTGGGCCGACGGCGAAGCTCGGCTCGTCACGTCCTGGGACCAGCAAGCGGATGCGATCCGCCCCCTGGCGGAGGCGATCGCCGCACTCTAG